A window from Homalodisca vitripennis isolate AUS2020 unplaced genomic scaffold, UT_GWSS_2.1 ScUCBcl_1170;HRSCAF=4456, whole genome shotgun sequence encodes these proteins:
- the LOC124371290 gene encoding parafibromin-like, giving the protein MADILNLLRLYNVKNEEIIERDNRIFFGEHSWPKHVKTNYLMWRSDNGAPKEYYTLECLLFLLKHVTLTHSAYVRKAVAENKQVVRRPDRKDLLAYLNGEAATSVNIDKNAAVDILRPVKRARDGSVESTSKRRKLEDLQEQRLKQRLAARLDTPKQASVTADNIKSLSEAMTVETIAAIKVKRLAKKRTTIKRHDDIDICSKRRVMMDLDDDNIKDILSCERPGRSRNTILQSTGKMFAQDVFAILQSVKEKEESKQMPPASTSTMTYKPTPIRPPAPRVIPMAKVYNRYDQERFIKQEKEANGFKINTMATYHKMSLKSVTEGDQHKKMPSPQTPHPEHILSPLVKYLSPGLQLSSQPIKRTSRTPIIIIPGANTSLITMYNAKDILQDFKFVTTEDKKKQGATRENEILLQRRKNGASTVQYRVIDNPQKLAPGDWDRVVAVFAMGPTWQFKGWPWKGNPVEIFSQVCGFHLKYDEMGLEKNVAGWDVSIIQVSRTKRHLDRAALMVFWEKLDKHLMKNKPHLRF; this is encoded by the exons ATGGCAGATATTCTAAATCTTCTTCGGTTGTACAATGTGAAGAATGAAGAGATCATCGAAAGGGACAACCGCATATTTTTTGGCGAGCATTCATGGCCAAAACACGTCAAGACCAACTACCTTATGTGGAG GTCCGATAATGGGGCACCAAAGGAGTATTATACATTAGAATGTTTGCTATTTCTACTCAAGCATGTCACACTGACACATTCTGCATATGTCCGAAAAGCTGTT GCTGAAAATAAACAAGTTGTGCGCAGACCTGACCGTAAAGACCTTCTGGCTTACTTAAATGGAGAAGCTGCTACCTctgtaaatattgataaaaatgcaGCTGTAGATATCCTCAGACCAGTAAAACGTGCACGTGACGGTTCAGTAGAGAGCACGTCCAAGAGACGCAAGCTAGAAGATTTGCAAGAGCAGAGGTTGAAACAACGGCTTGCTGCGAGGTTGGATACGCCAAAACAAGCATCCGTAACTGCTGACAACATTAA ATCCCTATCTGAAGCCATGACAGTAGAGACGATAGCTGCTATCAAAGTGAAACGCTTGGCGAAGAAGAGGACTACTATCAAAAGACATGATGATATTGATATATGTTCTAAACGCAGAGTTATGATGGACCTCGATGATGACAACATAAAAGACATACTATCCTGTGAACGTCCGGGAAGgtcaagaaatacaatattacaaagcACGGGAAAA aTGTTTGCACAAGATGTCTTTGCCATTCTGCAATCAGTAAAGGAAAAAGAGGAGAGCAAACAAAT GCCTCCTGCTTCAACCTCCACCATGACATATAAACCCACTCCCATCAGGCCCCCCGCGCCTAGAGTTATCCCTATGGCCAAAGTGTACAACCGTTACGATCAGGAGCGGTTCATTAAACAGGAGAAag AGGCGAATGGATTCAAAATCAATACAATGGCAACGTACCACAAAATGTCCTTGAAGTCAGTAACTGAAGGCGATCAACACAAGAAAATGCCATCCCCTCAGACACCTCATCCTGAGCACATTCTATCACCATTGGTAAAATATCTCTCA CCTGGTCTCCAGTTGTCTTCCCAACCTATCAAGAGAACGTCTCGTACTCCCATCATCATCATCCCTGGAGCAAACACCTCACTGATCACCATGTACAATGCAAAGGACATCTTGCAGGACTTCAA GTTCGTTACTACAGAGGATAAGAAGAAACAAGGTGCTACCCGGGAGAACGAAATTTTGCTCCAACGGCGAAAGAATGGGGCATCGACAGTTCAGTATAGAGTCATAGACAATCCTCAGAAACTGGCTCCAGGAGACTGGGACCGAGTAGTGGCTGTGTTTGCCATGGGCCCTACTTGGCAGTTCAAAGGATGGCCCTGGAAAGGAAATCCTGTAGAAATATTTTCTCAAG tgtGTGGTTTTCATCTGAAATATGATGAGATGGGGCTGGAGAAGAACGTGGCAGGCTGGGATGTCTCTATTATTCAGGTGTCTCGAACAAAACGTCACTTGGATCGTGCTGCACTCATGGTGTTCTGGGAAAAACTAGACaa ACACTTGATGAAAAACAAACCTCACCTTCGATTCTGA